A portion of the Actomonas aquatica genome contains these proteins:
- a CDS encoding TonB-dependent siderophore receptor yields the protein MKLISPILRGVAVLAVLPAAFSQTTEEDNDVIELAEFTVDADLATGYRATTSLTATGIGAKIMDTPIAINVLTEDFMKDTATTELREALQFVPGVGTSPRNESEFTLRGFSGNISYRNGQYRRQNYTSWNAQRVEVLKGPAAIFFGTVRPGGAINYVTTRPKLGESFTDVQAAVGSEDYYKAGFFTNVPVGDNLAFRFGAGGLDSLGKAMFDYRKESYLGASMLWAITPNQQLIVDLETVHRNNYMQSSRGYAVSHSDYLFNPAVPAGMTVRAWLDSQGRTDEPTYNIYAPIFGADDPYGRFYGYSEDSFEKFISRTVDVEYLARIGDSLVWQTQLNYGYDEQPGMRSNYGDTTPFADGTVNLAFERWNNIRDSYNAKTKLTWRYHLGETSHTLQAGYEFQDVIFNKPGYYDPASQRYNGSLRGVDIIGFDPSSDPQPSGEATIQASGQTFDITRKITETNEAYFIVNQSRFFDERLHALYGARNNMLSRKVAYTRPVTNADSGLGSPEGWTPQYGALFKPRPDLSFFAVYSESIEPNYAIDADGNTALPIETEGMDFGIKSELLDGRLAGTFTYYTLDRGNVAARDTDREIATGNSPYYIFGNTSSSEGIELELNMAPTDNLQLVFGWSHMFEAEVTESTDPARIGQALNYTPDDKVSVWSRYSFDTGSLKGLTVGLGGRYSAAARMTGDPNRVMVEPSFYVMDLMLSYNPKIFGQEVRTQLNVKNLFDNDYREGPQGMFGPPRSIILSMSTRF from the coding sequence ATGAAATTGATCTCTCCCATCCTGCGGGGGGTCGCGGTCTTGGCAGTGCTGCCCGCCGCGTTTTCGCAGACCACTGAAGAGGATAACGACGTGATCGAGTTGGCGGAATTCACCGTCGATGCCGATCTGGCAACCGGATATCGTGCGACCACTTCACTGACCGCCACAGGCATCGGTGCCAAGATCATGGATACGCCCATAGCCATCAATGTGCTGACGGAAGACTTCATGAAGGACACCGCCACCACGGAGCTGCGTGAGGCGCTGCAATTCGTGCCGGGCGTGGGCACTTCTCCGCGCAATGAGTCGGAGTTCACCCTGCGCGGGTTCTCCGGCAATATCTCCTATCGCAATGGTCAGTATCGACGTCAGAACTACACCTCTTGGAACGCCCAGCGGGTGGAGGTGCTGAAGGGACCGGCGGCGATTTTCTTCGGCACGGTGCGTCCCGGCGGTGCCATCAACTACGTGACCACTCGACCGAAACTCGGTGAATCCTTCACCGACGTGCAGGCCGCCGTGGGCTCGGAAGACTACTACAAGGCCGGCTTTTTCACCAATGTGCCCGTGGGCGACAATCTGGCGTTCCGGTTTGGTGCCGGTGGCTTGGATTCCCTGGGCAAGGCGATGTTCGACTATCGCAAGGAGAGCTATTTGGGCGCCTCGATGCTGTGGGCGATCACGCCGAACCAGCAGTTGATTGTCGATTTGGAAACCGTTCATCGGAACAACTATATGCAAAGCAGCCGCGGGTATGCGGTGTCGCATTCCGACTACCTCTTCAACCCGGCGGTGCCAGCGGGCATGACGGTTCGTGCCTGGCTCGACAGTCAGGGCCGCACGGATGAGCCGACCTACAACATCTATGCGCCGATTTTTGGGGCGGATGATCCCTACGGGCGCTTCTACGGCTACTCAGAGGACAGTTTTGAGAAGTTCATCTCCCGCACGGTTGACGTCGAATACCTGGCCCGCATCGGCGACAGCCTGGTCTGGCAAACGCAGTTGAACTACGGCTACGACGAGCAGCCGGGCATGCGTAGTAATTATGGTGATACGACTCCGTTTGCGGACGGCACGGTGAACCTTGCCTTCGAGCGTTGGAACAACATCCGCGACTCCTACAACGCCAAAACCAAGCTGACTTGGCGCTATCACCTCGGCGAAACCAGCCACACCCTGCAGGCCGGTTACGAGTTTCAGGATGTGATCTTCAACAAGCCCGGTTACTACGATCCCGCTTCGCAACGCTACAACGGTTCCCTGCGCGGAGTGGACATCATCGGATTTGATCCGAGCAGCGATCCGCAGCCCAGCGGCGAGGCGACGATTCAAGCCAGCGGCCAGACCTTCGACATCACCCGCAAGATCACCGAGACCAACGAGGCCTACTTCATCGTCAACCAGAGCCGCTTCTTTGACGAGCGTCTGCACGCGCTCTACGGGGCGCGCAACAACATGCTCTCGCGTAAGGTGGCCTACACCCGTCCGGTCACGAATGCCGACAGTGGACTGGGTTCACCGGAAGGTTGGACGCCGCAATACGGCGCGCTCTTCAAGCCGCGGCCCGACCTGTCTTTCTTCGCGGTTTACAGTGAGTCGATTGAGCCCAACTACGCCATCGATGCCGACGGTAACACCGCTCTGCCGATCGAGACCGAAGGCATGGATTTTGGGATCAAGTCCGAGTTGTTGGACGGTCGTCTGGCCGGCACCTTCACCTATTACACCCTGGACCGCGGCAACGTCGCCGCTCGTGACACCGATCGGGAAATCGCGACCGGCAACAGCCCCTACTATATCTTCGGTAACACCAGCAGCTCGGAGGGCATCGAATTGGAGCTGAACATGGCGCCGACGGATAACCTGCAGTTGGTCTTCGGCTGGTCCCACATGTTCGAAGCCGAAGTGACCGAGTCGACCGACCCGGCCCGTATCGGTCAGGCCCTCAATTACACTCCCGACGACAAGGTCAGTGTGTGGAGCCGCTACAGTTTCGACACGGGTTCGCTGAAGGGACTGACGGTCGGCTTGGGTGGGCGTTATTCGGCCGCCGCCCGCATGACCGGAGATCCCAATCGAGTGATGGTGGAACCCTCCTTCTACGTCATGGATCTGATGTTGAGCTACAACCCGAAGATCTTCGGCCAGGAGGTGCGCACCCAACTCAACGTGAAGAACCTCTTCGACAACGATTATCGGGAAGGGCCGCAGGGCATGTTTGGTCCGCCCCGCAGCATCATCCTGAGCATGTCCACGCGCTTCTGA
- a CDS encoding DEAD/DEAH box helicase, producing MIRLLLPPNLANSAPRDAIALKVEVDLSRPPAPELLPALAALQRMGAAPAPVLFLQLTRAQLSELVNLLRGQPVFAFVNAPQKTLLWVGPLLRGVSESLKQPEAPKPPPAAPQQSKIENQKSKIPRERDLVPLTVDGSQHFLAITLPSRESHAYGSALELLKDHGFRLEPSNRKWWLRDRHKTLAFLSTHLDTLREDFQAEFTPNFERNTANIVLADVETSIRAAEDGFEVTVGLRAGDAPPAAIASALTSSRGYVEAGDKIYLIDQAAARRVGAVQSALAGDQTAIGGTRQTHHIPASRAAEVDDLLEDLAPGFKSPAAWRQLSSALRDLSTLRPAPLPTALESILRPYQKLGVAWLHYLHHHELGGILADEMGLGKTLQALALVASLRSAKILNPKSQIPTSDAPSPTLIIAPASLVENWRREAARFVPNLRVFVHHANSRLNTATDAAAHDLIITSYGTLANDRAIFAQNRWCTVIADEAQHIKNRRTRNAKALRALDASSRFLLTGTPLENSLEDLRSLFEFLLPGFLKPIPTGTRGDDRRWYDDRLRTQTAPYILRRTKTAVAPELPPKIEQVVYCDLSPEQAALYRRTHEDSERALFDLEASGASQNALRLATLTQLLRLRQTCCDPRLVQKEAPPEWSAKLAAFRELLDEIVDEGHRVLVFSQFTSLLALLRAELDATEVPYAYLDGAMNPKQRQAAVDAFQSDDSIPVFFLSLKAGGTGLNLTGADTVIHFDPWWNPAVEAQATDRAHRIGQDRVVTSYKLICSNTVEEKVLGLQEQKRALLADVFEASDAAAAKLELADLRDLLK from the coding sequence ATGATCCGACTCCTCCTGCCGCCCAATCTCGCCAACTCCGCCCCCCGCGACGCCATCGCGCTCAAGGTCGAGGTCGACTTGAGCCGCCCGCCCGCCCCGGAACTCTTGCCCGCCCTCGCCGCCCTGCAACGCATGGGCGCCGCCCCCGCGCCCGTGCTCTTCCTCCAGCTCACCCGCGCCCAACTCAGCGAACTGGTCAACCTCCTGCGCGGCCAACCTGTCTTCGCCTTCGTCAACGCCCCCCAAAAAACCCTGCTCTGGGTCGGCCCCCTCCTCCGCGGCGTCTCGGAGTCTTTAAAGCAACCGGAGGCACCGAAGCCACCACCCGCCGCGCCCCAGCAATCCAAAATCGAGAATCAAAAATCAAAAATCCCCCGTGAGCGGGACCTCGTCCCGCTCACGGTCGACGGTTCCCAACATTTCCTCGCCATCACCCTGCCGTCCCGCGAATCCCACGCCTACGGCTCCGCCCTCGAGTTGCTGAAGGACCACGGCTTCCGTCTCGAGCCCTCCAACCGCAAGTGGTGGCTGCGCGACCGCCACAAGACCCTCGCCTTCCTCTCCACCCACCTCGACACCCTGCGCGAGGACTTCCAGGCCGAGTTCACCCCCAATTTCGAGCGCAACACCGCCAACATCGTCCTGGCCGACGTCGAGACCTCCATCCGCGCCGCCGAGGACGGTTTTGAGGTCACCGTCGGCCTGCGCGCCGGCGACGCTCCGCCCGCCGCCATCGCCAGCGCCCTCACCAGCAGTCGCGGATACGTCGAAGCTGGCGACAAGATCTACCTCATCGACCAAGCCGCCGCCCGCCGCGTCGGCGCCGTGCAAAGCGCGCTCGCCGGCGACCAGACCGCCATCGGCGGCACCCGCCAGACCCACCACATTCCCGCCAGCCGCGCCGCCGAGGTCGACGACCTGCTCGAAGACCTCGCCCCCGGCTTTAAATCCCCCGCCGCCTGGCGTCAGCTCAGCTCCGCCCTGCGCGACCTCTCCACCCTCCGCCCCGCGCCCCTGCCAACCGCGCTCGAATCCATCCTGCGCCCCTACCAAAAACTCGGCGTCGCCTGGCTCCACTACCTCCACCACCACGAGCTCGGCGGCATCCTCGCCGACGAAATGGGCCTCGGTAAAACCCTCCAAGCCCTTGCGTTGGTCGCGTCGCTCCGCTCCGCGAAAATCCTAAATCCTAAATCCCAAATCCCAACTTCTGATGCCCCGTCCCCGACGTTGATCATCGCACCAGCGTCATTGGTTGAAAACTGGCGCCGCGAGGCCGCCCGGTTTGTGCCCAACCTGCGCGTCTTTGTGCACCACGCCAATTCGCGCCTCAACACCGCGACCGACGCCGCCGCGCACGATCTGATCATCACCTCCTACGGCACCCTTGCCAACGACCGCGCCATCTTCGCCCAAAACCGTTGGTGCACGGTCATCGCCGACGAGGCCCAACACATCAAAAACCGCCGCACCCGCAACGCCAAGGCCCTGCGCGCCCTCGACGCCTCCAGCCGTTTTCTGCTCACCGGCACGCCGCTGGAAAACTCTCTCGAAGACCTGCGCTCCCTCTTCGAATTCCTGCTGCCCGGCTTCCTCAAACCCATCCCCACCGGCACCCGCGGCGACGACCGCCGCTGGTATGACGACCGCCTGCGCACGCAGACCGCCCCCTACATCCTGCGCCGCACCAAAACCGCCGTCGCCCCCGAGCTTCCACCCAAGATCGAGCAGGTGGTGTATTGCGACCTCAGCCCCGAACAGGCCGCGCTCTACCGCCGCACCCACGAGGACAGCGAACGCGCCCTCTTCGACCTCGAAGCTTCCGGCGCCTCCCAAAACGCCCTGCGCCTCGCCACCCTCACCCAACTCCTCCGCCTGCGACAAACCTGCTGCGACCCACGCCTCGTGCAAAAGGAAGCCCCGCCCGAATGGTCGGCCAAACTGGCTGCCTTCCGCGAGTTGCTCGACGAGATCGTCGACGAAGGCCACCGCGTGCTCGTGTTCTCCCAATTCACCTCGCTGCTGGCCCTGCTGCGCGCCGAGTTGGACGCCACCGAGGTGCCCTACGCCTACCTCGACGGCGCCATGAACCCCAAACAGCGCCAGGCCGCCGTCGACGCCTTCCAGAGCGACGACAGCATTCCGGTGTTCTTTCTCTCCCTCAAAGCCGGCGGCACCGGTCTCAACCTCACCGGCGCCGACACTGTCATCCACTTTGATCCGTGGTGGAATCCGGCGGTTGAGGCCCAGGCCACGGACCGCGCCCACCGCATCGGCCAGGACCGGGTGGTCACCAGCTACAAGCTCATCTGCAGCAACACCGTGGAGGAAAAGGTCCTCGGCCTGCAGGAGCAGAAGCGCGCCCTACTCGCCGATGTTTTCGAAGCCAGCGACGCCGCCGCCGCCAAACTCGAACTCGCCGACCTCCGCGACCTCCTGAAATAA
- a CDS encoding RNA polymerase sigma factor, which translates to MSHDVFNQLVDTHYTPLYRFALSLARREADACDLVQQTFFIWAKSGHQLREVSKAKTWLFTTLYREFLRGRRRDQRSQSIEDLPPAEQELPAETIDQARSMDGQQVVEALQEVDEVFRAPLTLFYLEDLSYQEIAETLDVPIGTVMSRLSRGKAQLRKLLARKEAGGSGENGGIVEFPKTKSGGTH; encoded by the coding sequence ATGAGTCACGATGTCTTTAACCAGCTGGTGGATACGCACTATACCCCGCTCTATCGGTTTGCGCTGAGTTTGGCGCGACGGGAGGCGGATGCGTGCGATCTGGTGCAGCAAACCTTCTTTATCTGGGCCAAAAGCGGGCACCAGTTGCGAGAGGTGTCGAAGGCCAAGACCTGGCTCTTCACCACGCTCTACCGGGAGTTTTTGCGCGGGCGGCGGCGCGATCAGCGTTCGCAGTCGATCGAAGACCTGCCGCCGGCAGAGCAGGAGTTGCCGGCCGAGACCATCGATCAGGCGCGTTCGATGGATGGTCAACAGGTCGTCGAGGCGCTGCAGGAGGTGGACGAAGTGTTCCGCGCGCCGCTCACCTTGTTTTACCTGGAGGATTTGAGTTACCAGGAGATCGCGGAGACGTTGGACGTGCCGATCGGCACGGTGATGTCGCGCCTGTCGCGCGGCAAAGCGCAGTTGCGCAAGTTGTTGGCTCGCAAGGAAGCGGGTGGCAGCGGCGAGAACGGCGGGATTGTTGAATTTCCAAAAACCAAGAGTGGAGGGACCCACTGA
- a CDS encoding NAD(P)-binding domain-containing protein: MSRVRNYLNWLHLQWPAGKVDKLPEVNADGTTAVPGVRVVGDLTGVPLLKFSADSGAKAVEAIAAELGNDIGAESGPVDVAIIGAGVAGIAAALEAKKRGLRFAVFEATAAFTTITNFPKAKPIYTYPTDMVPAGDLHFRADVKEDLLAELEQQRSAAGIEYKRVRIERVERRGGELRLHHAGGEPFLAKRVIVAIGRSGNHRKLGVPGEDREHVFNRLHDPAEFAGRDVVVVGGGDSAVEAAVALAQADAKVTLSYRGDALVRAKPENVAALEGSGVRLMLKSQLTAIETDSVTVKPADAAAETVPADAVFALIGREAPLDFFRRSGIPIQGETTKWGWVGLAAMLLFAIFIYTWKSGGPTESWIDPAGFASSLQEQVEDRSTIVGTLAVSLHSRSFYYTLLYSSLILWFGIARIRRRRTPYVRRQTIALMVVQWMPLFILPEIILPWAGYNGAFSGGGVGEAVGDALFEKYVSPEEYAVEMWPENGHPRAYWRAYGLILAWPLNVYNVFTQSPHWWWIGIGLLQTAVLIPWMVRRWGKGAYCGWICSCGALAETMGDRHRHKMPHGPGWNKVNVIGQVFLAVAFALLAVRVVGWVLPGSWFDRGFDVMLEGKLDGQTTAGWFLSYKWFVDVLWAGVIGVAFYFKYSGRVWCRFACPLAALMHIYARFSRFRIFSEKKKCISCNVCTSVCHQGIDVMAFANRGVPMEDPECVRCSACVQSCPTGVLSFGRLLADGKPLFDDLEASPVRMQESALARR; this comes from the coding sequence ATGAGCCGCGTGCGCAACTATCTGAACTGGCTGCATCTCCAGTGGCCGGCGGGCAAGGTCGACAAACTGCCGGAGGTGAACGCCGACGGCACGACCGCGGTGCCGGGCGTGCGGGTGGTGGGTGACCTCACCGGCGTGCCGCTGCTGAAGTTCTCAGCCGACTCGGGCGCCAAGGCGGTCGAGGCGATCGCGGCGGAGCTGGGCAACGACATCGGCGCGGAGAGCGGGCCGGTGGATGTCGCCATCATCGGCGCCGGCGTGGCTGGCATCGCCGCGGCGCTCGAAGCCAAAAAACGCGGTCTGCGTTTTGCGGTGTTTGAGGCGACGGCGGCCTTCACAACCATAACCAATTTCCCGAAGGCGAAGCCGATCTACACCTATCCGACCGATATGGTGCCGGCGGGTGACCTGCACTTTCGCGCCGACGTGAAGGAAGACCTGCTCGCCGAGCTTGAGCAGCAGCGCTCGGCCGCGGGCATCGAATACAAACGCGTGCGCATCGAGCGGGTGGAGCGACGCGGCGGTGAGCTGCGCCTGCACCACGCGGGCGGCGAACCGTTTCTGGCCAAACGCGTCATCGTCGCGATCGGCCGCAGCGGCAATCATCGCAAGCTCGGCGTGCCGGGCGAGGACCGCGAACACGTCTTTAACCGCCTGCATGATCCGGCGGAGTTTGCCGGGCGCGACGTGGTTGTCGTGGGCGGCGGTGACTCGGCGGTGGAAGCGGCCGTGGCGCTGGCGCAGGCCGACGCCAAGGTGACCCTGAGCTATCGCGGCGACGCGCTGGTGCGGGCGAAACCCGAGAACGTTGCGGCGCTCGAAGGCAGCGGGGTGCGCCTGATGCTTAAATCGCAACTGACCGCGATCGAGACGGACAGCGTGACGGTGAAGCCGGCCGACGCGGCGGCGGAGACGGTGCCGGCCGACGCGGTGTTTGCGCTCATCGGGCGCGAAGCGCCGCTGGATTTTTTCCGCCGCAGCGGCATTCCGATTCAGGGTGAGACGACGAAGTGGGGCTGGGTCGGTTTGGCGGCGATGCTGCTCTTCGCCATTTTTATCTACACGTGGAAGAGTGGTGGGCCGACCGAGAGTTGGATCGACCCGGCGGGGTTTGCGTCGTCGCTGCAGGAGCAGGTTGAGGACCGCTCGACGATCGTCGGCACGCTGGCGGTGTCGCTGCACTCGCGGTCGTTTTATTACACGCTGCTCTACAGCTCGCTCATCCTGTGGTTTGGCATCGCGCGCATTCGACGCCGGCGCACGCCCTATGTGCGGCGGCAGACGATCGCGCTGATGGTGGTGCAGTGGATGCCGCTCTTCATCCTGCCGGAAATCATCCTGCCGTGGGCCGGCTACAACGGCGCCTTTTCGGGCGGCGGCGTCGGCGAGGCGGTGGGCGATGCGTTGTTTGAAAAATACGTTTCGCCCGAGGAATACGCGGTGGAGATGTGGCCGGAGAACGGCCACCCGCGGGCGTATTGGCGCGCCTACGGACTGATCCTGGCGTGGCCGCTCAATGTGTATAACGTATTCACGCAGTCACCACACTGGTGGTGGATCGGGATTGGTCTGCTGCAGACGGCGGTGCTCATCCCCTGGATGGTGCGGCGTTGGGGCAAGGGCGCGTATTGCGGCTGGATCTGTTCCTGTGGCGCGCTGGCCGAAACGATGGGTGACCGGCATCGTCACAAGATGCCGCACGGACCGGGCTGGAACAAAGTCAACGTGATCGGGCAGGTGTTTCTGGCGGTGGCCTTCGCGCTGTTGGCGGTGCGCGTGGTCGGCTGGGTGCTGCCGGGCTCGTGGTTTGATCGCGGCTTCGATGTGATGCTGGAAGGCAAACTCGACGGCCAGACGACCGCGGGCTGGTTCCTGAGCTACAAGTGGTTTGTCGACGTGCTGTGGGCGGGCGTCATCGGCGTGGCGTTTTATTTCAAATACTCCGGCCGCGTGTGGTGTCGTTTCGCCTGTCCGCTGGCGGCGCTCATGCACATCTACGCCCGGTTTTCGCGCTTCCGGATTTTCTCCGAAAAGAAGAAGTGCATCTCCTGCAACGTGTGCACCTCGGTGTGTCACCAGGGCATCGACGTGATGGCCTTTGCCAATCGCGGCGTGCCGATGGAGGACCCGGAATGTGTGCGTTGCTCGGCCTGTGTGCAGAGCTGCCCGACGGGCGTGCTGAGCTTCGGCCGACTGTTGGCCGACGGCAAACCGCTCTTCGACGACCTCGAAGCGTCCCCGGTGCGAATGCAGGAAAGCGCGCTGGCCCGCCGGTAG